A portion of the Fusobacterium nucleatum genome contains these proteins:
- a CDS encoding AAA family ATPase codes for MLLQFYFSNYRSFEDEGILDMRASGSSELSSHIRNTLNEKVLPVTAIYGANASGKSSVFEAFQFMALCVLESLSFSDDNKKNPYKLKVDSFKFSESKEKPSEFEINYIDKKGKKELYYNYGFKIDNSGILEEYLASNTKTGVKRNEDYTYIFKRERNQKLYLDSSIEKFRENLEISLKEKTLLVSLGAKLNIDEFIRVRTWFINTEVINFSNSLYGALLENILPNNIIESEEVRKNLVSFINSFDDSIIDIEVEKISAIDENDKDNYRVFTIHKSDKGTSTARISMNEESSGTKKMFSLYQTLLDVLEKGGVFFADELDIKLHSLLMRNILLTFTDKEKNPNNAQLIFTTHNTIYMDMDLLRRDEIWFVEKDNGVSNLYSLDDITNEKGEKVRKDSNYEKHYLLGNYGAIPNLKNLLGRE; via the coding sequence ATGTTATTACAATTTTATTTCTCAAATTATAGGTCATTTGAAGATGAAGGAATTTTAGATATGAGAGCAAGTGGAAGCAGTGAGTTATCTTCACATATAAGAAATACTCTTAATGAAAAAGTTTTACCTGTGACAGCTATTTATGGTGCAAATGCAAGTGGAAAATCATCTGTATTTGAAGCTTTTCAATTTATGGCATTGTGTGTTTTAGAATCTTTATCTTTTTCAGATGATAATAAAAAAAATCCATATAAATTAAAAGTAGATTCTTTTAAATTTAGTGAAAGTAAAGAAAAACCAAGTGAATTTGAAATTAATTATATAGATAAAAAAGGCAAAAAAGAACTATATTATAACTATGGATTTAAAATAGATAATTCGGGTATTTTAGAGGAGTATTTAGCCTCTAATACAAAAACTGGTGTAAAAAGAAATGAAGACTATACTTATATTTTTAAAAGAGAAAGAAATCAAAAACTTTATTTAGATTCTTCAATAGAAAAGTTTAGAGAGAATTTAGAAATTTCTTTAAAAGAGAAAACACTTTTGGTTTCATTAGGAGCAAAGTTAAATATAGATGAATTTATCAGAGTGAGAACTTGGTTTATAAATACTGAAGTAATTAATTTTAGTAACTCATTGTATGGTGCACTTTTAGAAAATATATTACCTAATAATATAATTGAGAGTGAAGAGGTTAGAAAAAATTTAGTTAGTTTTATAAATTCTTTTGATGACTCTATTATTGATATAGAAGTAGAAAAAATTTCTGCTATTGATGAAAATGATAAAGACAATTACAGAGTTTTTACCATACATAAATCTGATAAAGGGACTTCAACTGCTAGAATATCTATGAATGAAGAATCATCAGGAACTAAAAAAATGTTTTCTTTATATCAAACCTTACTAGATGTTTTGGAAAAAGGAGGAGTATTTTTTGCTGATGAGCTAGATATTAAATTACATTCATTACTTATGAGAAATATATTATTGACATTTACAGATAAAGAAAAAAATCCTAACAATGCTCAATTAATATTTACAACACACAACACTATCTATATGGATATGGATTTATTGCGTAGAGATGAAATATGGTTTGTTGAAAAAGATAATGGAGTATCAAATTTATA
- the dinB gene encoding DNA polymerase IV, with the protein MERIIMHYDMDAFYASIEINRNPKLKNKPLVVGENIVTTASYEARKYDIHSAMKVSDAKLLCPKLIVLPVDKTEYIRISNEIHNLILKITNKVEFVATDEGYIDLTDVIKPENKKAFVIKFKQRIKELTNLTCSVGIGFNKLSAKIASDINKPFGFFIFENEEEFIKHISDKKIKIIPGVGKKFFEILKNDKIFYVKDIFKYPLDYLVKKYGKSRGENLYCSVRGIDFDEVEYQREIYSIGNEETFLIPLQNNSEIIREFNSLFEYTFERLLKNNVFTQSITIKMRYTSFKTYTKSKKLKFSTRSKDFLYNEMFELINSFEKEDEVRLLGVYFGDIKKSNLVQLALNKNL; encoded by the coding sequence ATGGAACGAATAATAATGCACTATGATATGGATGCTTTCTATGCTTCTATTGAAATCAACAGAAATCCTAAGTTAAAAAATAAACCTCTTGTTGTTGGAGAAAATATTGTTACAACTGCTAGTTATGAAGCTAGAAAATATGACATTCATTCAGCAATGAAAGTTTCTGATGCAAAACTACTTTGTCCTAAACTCATTGTACTTCCTGTTGATAAGACTGAATATATTAGAATTTCTAATGAAATACATAATTTAATTTTAAAGATTACAAATAAAGTGGAATTTGTTGCAACAGATGAGGGATATATTGATTTAACTGATGTTATAAAGCCAGAAAATAAAAAGGCTTTTGTTATAAAATTTAAACAAAGAATAAAAGAATTAACTAATTTAACCTGTTCTGTTGGGATTGGTTTTAATAAGTTATCTGCTAAGATAGCAAGTGATATAAATAAACCTTTTGGATTCTTCATATTTGAAAATGAAGAGGAATTTATTAAACATATCTCAGATAAAAAAATTAAAATTATTCCAGGAGTTGGAAAAAAGTTTTTTGAAATCTTAAAAAATGATAAAATTTTTTATGTCAAAGATATTTTTAAATATCCACTTGATTATCTTGTGAAAAAATATGGAAAATCTCGTGGAGAAAACTTATATTGTTCTGTTAGAGGAATAGATTTTGATGAGGTTGAATATCAAAGAGAAATTTATTCTATTGGAAATGAAGAAACTTTTTTAATACCTTTACAAAATAATTCAGAAATAATAAGAGAATTTAATTCCTTATTTGAATATACTTTTGAAAGATTGTTAAAAAATAATGTTTTTACTCAAAGTATTACTATTAAGATGAGATATACTTCATTTAAAACTTATACTAAAAGTAAAAAATTAAAATTTTCTACAAGAAGCAAAGATTTTCTTTATAATGAAATGTTCGAATTAATAAATTCCTTTGAAAAAGAAGACGAAGTTCGACTTTTAGGAGTATATTTTGGAGATATAAAGAAAAGTAATTTAGTTCAATTAGCACTTAATAAAAATTTATAA
- a CDS encoding NAD+ synthase: protein MNKLDLNLKEVHNELVEFLRENFKKAGFSKAVLGLSGGIDSALVAYLLRDALGKENVLAIMMPYKSSNPDSLNHAKLVVEDLKINSKTIEITDMIDAYFKNEKEATSLRMGNKMARERMSILFDYSSKENALVVGTSNKTEIYLGYSTQFGDAACALNPIGDLYKTNIWDLSRYLKIPNELIEKKPSADLWEGQTDEQEMGLTYKEADQVMYRLLEENKTVEEVLAEGFNKDLVDNIVRRMNRSEYKRRMPLIAKIKR from the coding sequence ATGAATAAATTAGATTTGAATTTAAAAGAAGTTCATAATGAATTAGTTGAATTTTTAAGAGAAAATTTTAAGAAAGCAGGTTTTTCAAAAGCTGTATTAGGTTTATCAGGTGGCATAGACTCAGCACTTGTAGCTTATTTATTAAGAGATGCTTTAGGAAAAGAAAATGTACTTGCTATTATGATGCCATATAAATCATCAAATCCAGATAGCTTAAATCATGCAAAATTAGTGGTAGAAGATTTAAAAATAAATTCTAAGACTATTGAAATAACTGATATGATAGATGCTTACTTTAAAAATGAAAAGGAAGCTACATCTTTAAGAATGGGAAATAAAATGGCAAGGGAAAGAATGTCAATATTATTTGATTATTCTTCAAAGGAAAATGCCTTAGTTGTAGGAACATCTAATAAGACAGAAATTTATCTAGGATATAGTACACAATTTGGAGATGCTGCTTGTGCTTTAAATCCAATAGGAGATTTATATAAAACAAATATTTGGGATTTATCAAGATATTTAAAAATTCCAAATGAATTGATTGAAAAGAAACCCAGTGCTGATTTATGGGAAGGTCAAACTGATGAACAAGAAATGGGCTTGACTTATAAAGAAGCAGATCAAGTTATGTACAGATTATTAGAAGAAAATAAGACAGTAGAAGAAGTTTTAGCAGAAGGCTTCAATAAAGATTTAGTTGATAATATTGTAAGAAGAATGAATAGAAGTGAATACAAAAGAAGAATGCCACTTATAGCTAAAATAAAAAGGTAG
- the ylqF gene encoding ribosome biogenesis GTPase YlqF, with the protein MSMTQINWYPGHMKKTKDLIEENLKLIDVVLEIVDARIPLSSKNPNIASLSKNKKRIIVLNKSDLVSKQELDKWKKYFKEQDFADEVVEMSAETGYNVKKLYEAIEFVSKERKEKLLKKGLKKVSTRIIVLGIPNVGKSRLINRIVGKNSAAVGNKPGFTRGKQWVRIKEGIELLDTPGILWPKFESKTVGINLAITGAIRDEILPLEDVACSLLRKMLEQGRWESLKERYKLLEEDRDDKVLENILSKIALRMAMLNKGGELNVLQAAYTLLRDYRVAKLGKFGLDEI; encoded by the coding sequence ATGTCAATGACACAGATTAACTGGTATCCGGGACATATGAAAAAAACAAAAGATTTAATTGAAGAAAATTTGAAACTTATTGATGTGGTTTTAGAAATTGTTGATGCAAGAATACCTTTGTCAAGTAAAAATCCTAATATAGCAAGTTTGAGTAAAAATAAAAAGAGAATAATTGTTTTAAATAAGTCAGATTTAGTTTCAAAACAGGAACTAGATAAATGGAAAAAATATTTTAAAGAACAAGATTTTGCAGATGAAGTTGTTGAAATGAGTGCAGAGACAGGTTACAATGTAAAAAAACTTTATGAAGCAATAGAATTTGTTTCAAAAGAGAGAAAAGAAAAATTATTAAAAAAAGGTTTAAAAAAAGTTAGTACAAGAATAATTGTTTTAGGTATTCCTAATGTTGGAAAATCAAGATTAATAAATAGAATAGTAGGTAAAAATAGTGCTGCTGTTGGAAATAAACCAGGTTTTACAAGAGGAAAACAATGGGTCAGGATAAAAGAAGGAATAGAGCTTTTAGATACACCGGGAATTTTATGGCCAAAATTTGAGAGTAAAACTGTTGGAATAAATCTTGCAATAACAGGAGCAATAAGAGATGAAATACTACCACTAGAAGATGTTGCTTGTAGTCTTTTAAGAAAAATGTTAGAGCAAGGTAGATGGGAAAGTTTAAAAGAAAGATATAAACTTTTAGAAGAAGATAGAGATGATAAAGTCTTAGAAAATATTTTATCTAAAATAGCATTAAGAATGGCAATGTTAAATAAAGGTGGAGAATTAAATGTCTTACAAGCAGCTTATACACTTTTAAGAGATTATAGAGTAGCAAAATTAGGTAAATTTGGATTAGATGAAATATAA